In Acinetobacter wanghuae, the sequence ATTAACGTGAAATATTCACGACCTATTCTCATGGATGACTTAATAACCGTCACCGCGAGCGTTGTTTCTTTGAAAGCTTCATCATTTGTATTGCAACAAAATATTTATCGTGGTGAAATCATGCTTGCATCAGGTGAGGTGGAATTGGCGTGTATCAATGCTGATATGCGACCATGTCGCCTACCCGATGAAATACGCGAACTCATTC encodes:
- the ybgC gene encoding tol-pal system-associated acyl-CoA thioesterase, with protein sequence MANKFEFNIRVYIEDTDAGGIVYHANHIRFMERTRTEWLRASGISHYWHQKDYNFVVHKINVKYSRPILMDDLITVTASVVSLKASSFVLQQNIYRGEIMLASGEVELACINADMRPCRLPDEIRELIQKELEPN